Proteins found in one Candidatus Nitrosopelagicus brevis genomic segment:
- a CDS encoding Snf7 family protein produces MVSFSEKWNVLKNKETLSQKFMGTVKPDAPLKNRLDVAQKRLQQQIVKLGETEQKLKQKDSMFMDKIVEATKTNNQAYAKMYATELAEIRKNNKTVSNAKLSMEQVQIRLNTVSELGDVVVTLSPCMSLIKGLSTSLGGMMPEVAESMQDLSSMLGDIATGTTITNEGTMGEFTTSNKEAQTILDEAQAMVEGQTRQSMPEPPVSGNSVEDILREREAI; encoded by the coding sequence ATGGTTTCGTTTTCAGAAAAATGGAATGTATTGAAGAATAAGGAAACATTATCTCAAAAATTCATGGGTACTGTAAAACCAGATGCCCCACTAAAAAATAGATTAGACGTAGCACAAAAAAGGCTACAACAACAAATTGTGAAATTAGGAGAAACCGAACAAAAACTAAAACAAAAAGATTCAATGTTTATGGATAAAATCGTAGAAGCAACAAAAACAAACAATCAAGCTTATGCAAAAATGTATGCAACAGAATTAGCAGAGATTAGAAAAAATAACAAGACTGTAAGTAACGCAAAATTATCAATGGAACAAGTTCAGATTAGATTAAACACAGTTTCCGAGTTAGGAGATGTAGTAGTAACATTAAGCCCATGTATGTCATTAATCAAGGGATTAAGCACATCATTAGGAGGAATGATGCCAGAGGTTGCAGAATCAATGCAAGACCTATCAAGCATGTTAGGAGATATTGCAACAGGTACAACAATTACCAACGAAGGAACAATGGGAGAATTCACAACATCTAACAAAGAAGCACAAACAATACTAGACGAAGCACAAGCAATGGTTGAAGGTCAAACTAGACAAAGTATGCCAGAACCACCAGTTAGTGGAAATAGTGTTGAAGATATTCTAAGAGAAAGAGAAGCAATCTAA
- a CDS encoding thioredoxin-like domain-containing protein, with the protein MKKEYKYASIFFAIIAVGVMSISYFYDEVDLKRNTTNDITTLDKTFLRTSPELKGISGYINTSSEELDQDIEGKVVLYDFWTYSCINCIRTLPHLTAWDEKYSEEGLVIVGIHTPEFEFEKEYDNVVFATEKFGIKYPVIQDNDKETWNEFQNRYWPRKYIADHEGYIRFDHIGEGAYAETEKVIQLLLEERSVALGNTLEKKELVNLDEYKHATFRTPELYFGFNFAEGRNQLGNQEGFSKNQIVTYQLPEKMKQHYFYMEGMWKNNNDGMKLISESGKIVLNFNAKQVNIVASESATLFIEYDGKEIPEEVRGKDVSPEGTVKISEPRLYNLIDSQLEGPHEIIIQVQSPGFEIFTFTFG; encoded by the coding sequence ATGAAAAAAGAATACAAATACGCATCAATATTTTTTGCAATAATTGCAGTAGGGGTAATGTCTATCTCATATTTTTACGATGAAGTTGATCTTAAAAGAAATACAACAAATGATATAACAACATTAGATAAAACATTTCTAAGAACATCTCCAGAATTGAAAGGAATTTCAGGTTACATTAACACATCATCAGAAGAATTAGATCAAGATATTGAAGGTAAAGTTGTACTATATGATTTTTGGACATATAGTTGCATCAATTGTATTCGAACACTACCACATCTTACAGCATGGGATGAAAAATATTCAGAAGAAGGATTGGTAATTGTAGGAATACATACACCAGAATTTGAATTTGAAAAAGAATATGATAATGTTGTTTTCGCAACTGAAAAATTCGGTATAAAATATCCAGTAATACAAGACAATGATAAAGAAACGTGGAATGAATTTCAAAATAGATATTGGCCAAGAAAGTATATTGCAGATCATGAAGGGTACATTAGATTTGATCACATTGGAGAAGGGGCATATGCAGAAACAGAAAAAGTAATTCAATTACTTTTAGAAGAAAGATCAGTTGCACTTGGAAATACATTAGAAAAGAAAGAATTGGTAAATTTAGATGAATACAAACATGCAACATTTAGAACACCGGAATTATATTTTGGATTTAATTTTGCAGAAGGTAGAAATCAATTAGGCAATCAAGAAGGATTTTCAAAAAATCAAATAGTAACTTACCAATTACCTGAAAAAATGAAACAGCATTATTTCTACATGGAAGGAATGTGGAAGAATAACAATGATGGTATGAAATTAATTTCTGAATCAGGAAAGATTGTTTTGAATTTTAATGCAAAACAGGTGAACATTGTTGCATCTGAAAGTGCGACATTGTTTATAGAATATGACGGAAAAGAAATCCCAGAAGAGGTTAGGGGTAAAGATGTATCACCAGAAGGAACAGTCAAAATTTCAGAGCCAAGATTGTATAATTTGATAGATTCTCAACTAGAGGGACCACATGAAATAATTATTCAGGTTCAAAGCCCTGGTTTTGAGATATTCACATTTACTTTTGGATGA
- a CDS encoding cytochrome c biogenesis CcdA family protein → MTEISIVIAFLAGIGSFFAPCILPMVPAFLAYISGTTLSEVKTKNNVISINKSNVFLNSIFFVLGFSVVFSTLGVAINSIFYENANQIVSEFNQIGGIIIIGFGAYMILSHKIRILNIEKKIFPKSAGARFPVSFLFGMAFAAGWTPCVGPILGTIITLAATSPGIAFNLLLAYSIGMGIPFMIMGALISKSSRIISKIGKHLKYYTVLFGMVIIVLGILVFFNQLVLIANFPLLNDLLLLS, encoded by the coding sequence GTGACGGAAATTTCAATAGTAATTGCATTTCTAGCAGGAATTGGTTCCTTTTTTGCACCATGTATTTTGCCTATGGTTCCAGCATTTTTGGCATATATTTCAGGAACGACATTATCAGAAGTTAAAACAAAGAATAATGTTATTTCTATTAACAAATCAAATGTATTTCTGAATTCAATATTTTTTGTACTTGGATTTTCAGTAGTTTTTTCTACATTAGGCGTAGCAATAAATTCAATTTTTTATGAAAATGCAAACCAGATTGTATCTGAATTTAATCAGATTGGAGGCATAATCATCATAGGATTCGGGGCATACATGATTCTAAGTCATAAAATTCGTATACTCAATATTGAGAAAAAGATTTTTCCAAAAAGTGCAGGTGCTAGATTCCCCGTATCATTTTTGTTTGGAATGGCTTTTGCAGCAGGCTGGACACCATGTGTCGGACCAATTTTAGGCACAATAATCACTCTTGCAGCAACATCCCCTGGAATAGCATTCAATTTACTTCTTGCATATTCTATAGGAATGGGAATTCCATTTATGATAATGGGAGCCTTAATTTCAAAATCAAGTAGAATAATTTCAAAGATTGGTAAACATTTGAAATACTACACAGTTTTGTTTGGAATGGTAATAATCGTATTAGGAATATTGGTATTTTTCAATCAGTTAGTTTTAATTGCAAACTTTCCACTTCTAAATGATTTACTGTTATTGAGTTAA
- a CDS encoding aminotransferase class I/II-fold pyridoxal phosphate-dependent enzyme — protein MKPKFGTLEKKLSGIKKNNLLRNLQDSHVEKQFIKQDGRKLLNFSSNDYLGIKSGKIKHTQFQSSSRLVSGNDASFSLLEKKLAKHKSQEQAIIFPTGYMANLGMITSIATKHDTIFSDELNHASIVEACKLSGSKIKIFKHNNIGDLERKVQKTKGKKILITEGVFSMDGDWSKLNEICQVSEKHGMITVVDDAHGDFVLGKDGKGTANFFDVEKKIDLYVSSLSKGLGSFGGYVCGRKKLIDLCINTSKTFIYTSALPSSINQYSLNRFNSKREIYREKLWKKINLFHKRLEEIELHTTSTSQIIPIIIGNEKKAMEFSKFLRINGIFAQAIRYPTVKKDQARIRISITGWLSNKEIEYSIQILEKAKRKFNLK, from the coding sequence TTGAAGCCTAAATTTGGCACACTTGAAAAGAAATTAAGTGGAATTAAAAAAAACAATCTATTACGAAATCTTCAAGACAGTCATGTAGAAAAACAGTTCATAAAGCAGGATGGAAGAAAATTATTAAATTTTTCATCAAATGATTATCTTGGAATAAAATCAGGTAAAATAAAACATACACAATTCCAGTCAAGTTCAAGACTTGTTTCAGGAAATGATGCTAGTTTTTCACTACTAGAAAAAAAACTTGCAAAACATAAATCACAAGAGCAAGCAATTATTTTTCCGACAGGATACATGGCAAATCTTGGAATGATTACTTCAATTGCAACCAAACATGATACGATATTTAGTGATGAATTAAACCATGCAAGTATTGTTGAAGCATGTAAATTATCAGGTTCAAAGATTAAAATTTTCAAACATAATAACATAGGAGATTTAGAGAGAAAAGTTCAAAAAACTAAAGGTAAAAAGATCCTAATCACTGAAGGAGTTTTCAGTATGGATGGGGATTGGTCAAAATTAAATGAGATTTGCCAAGTATCAGAAAAACATGGTATGATTACAGTTGTAGATGATGCGCATGGAGATTTTGTACTAGGAAAAGATGGTAAAGGAACAGCAAATTTTTTTGATGTTGAAAAGAAAATTGATCTCTACGTGAGTAGCCTTAGTAAAGGATTGGGAAGTTTTGGAGGATATGTTTGTGGCAGAAAAAAATTAATTGATTTATGCATAAACACGTCAAAGACATTCATTTACACATCTGCATTACCTTCATCAATAAACCAATATTCACTTAATAGATTTAATTCAAAACGAGAGATATACCGAGAGAAATTATGGAAAAAAATTAATCTTTTTCATAAAAGATTAGAAGAGATTGAGCTTCATACCACATCTACAAGTCAAATAATTCCGATAATTATCGGTAATGAAAAAAAAGCAATGGAGTTTTCAAAATTTTTAAGAATTAATGGGATTTTTGCACAGGCAATAAGATATCCAACTGTAAAAAAGGATCAAGCACGTATTAGAATTTCAATCACAGGGTGGTTATCAAATAAAGAAATAGAGTATTCCATACAAATTTTAGAAAAAGCTAAAAGAAAGTTTAACCTAAAATGA
- the bioB gene encoding biotin synthase BioB has protein sequence MQNETELITECRNKVLSNQKLTEEMTTQLFNVDDKILSQLSDAANEITRTFQGSKIDVEQLANIKKNYCSEDCSFCSQSAFFDTGIDKYQLMSAEEVVRQATDAKKAGAHSYCLVAAWREPSNKDFEKVCHIIEEVNEKVGISIECSLGFLTIEQATKLKELGVIRYNHNLETSESKFPEICTTHTYQDRIDTLNTARKAGLELCTGGIIGMGETRKQREELVQAISKLNPEEVTVNLLVAFPGTPLELQTPLSLEEILRVFAVLRFLLPKSIIKISGGREVNLDDDGKELLLSGANGIISSGYLTLDGNSMQKDVKMIKEIDLEA, from the coding sequence ATGCAAAATGAAACTGAATTGATCACAGAATGTAGAAACAAGGTACTTTCCAATCAGAAATTAACTGAAGAAATGACAACTCAATTATTCAATGTTGATGATAAAATTTTAAGTCAATTATCAGATGCTGCAAATGAAATTACGCGTACATTCCAAGGATCAAAAATTGATGTTGAGCAATTAGCAAATATTAAAAAAAATTATTGTAGTGAAGATTGTTCGTTCTGTAGTCAATCCGCATTTTTTGATACGGGAATTGACAAATATCAATTAATGTCAGCAGAGGAAGTAGTAAGACAAGCAACAGATGCAAAGAAAGCCGGTGCACACTCTTATTGTTTGGTTGCAGCATGGAGAGAACCATCGAACAAAGATTTTGAAAAGGTGTGTCACATAATTGAAGAAGTAAATGAAAAAGTTGGAATCTCAATTGAATGTAGTTTGGGATTTCTAACAATTGAGCAGGCAACAAAATTAAAAGAATTAGGAGTAATCAGATATAATCATAATTTAGAAACATCTGAATCAAAGTTTCCAGAAATTTGTACAACTCATACATATCAGGATAGAATTGATACATTGAACACTGCAAGAAAAGCAGGATTAGAGCTTTGTACAGGAGGCATAATTGGAATGGGAGAAACAAGAAAGCAGAGAGAAGAACTTGTTCAAGCAATATCTAAACTCAATCCAGAAGAAGTAACAGTGAATCTATTGGTAGCATTTCCAGGAACTCCTTTAGAACTACAAACTCCATTAAGCTTGGAAGAAATACTAAGAGTCTTTGCAGTTTTAAGATTTTTACTTCCAAAAAGTATCATAAAGATATCTGGAGGAAGAGAAGTAAATCTGGATGATGATGGAAAGGAGTTACTTCTTAGCGGTGCAAATGGAATTATCAGTTCAGGATATTTGACTTTAGATGGAAATTCTATGCAAAAAGATGTCAAAATGATAAAAGAGATTGATCTTGAAGCCTAA
- the bioA gene encoding adenosylmethionine--8-amino-7-oxononanoate transaminase: MKSPSPLWHPNTQMSEWTSFPEIVSAKGMWLYDSKGGKMLDGVASMWCNVWGHSKSELVSEIIKQTKILQHTPLFNLTHPSAEKLSKKLLQLNPKMKSVFFSDNGSTAMEIAIKIALQYWRNVGENKKTNVATLENGYHGDTFGAMSVGYVPEFFSKFRSKLFSTIQFPVPRTVIIGSNTKKSSKEYAEYCLSKIEDKLEKDNSIAAFVMESGAQMAGGVIIYPKNFQKRISQICKKNDVLFVLDEIATGFGRLGSMIEYQSQNSTPDIVSFGKMLTGGYQTFAATLTTKKINDSFLGEFSQFKHLFHGHTYTGNPTAAALSLKNLELYKKYHLIEKIQKTSKIFKDRLDDISNLDLVGEIRHQGMVMGIELVQNKNSNKPLSSNISINKLVFEEGRKHQIYFRTLGNIIMLVPPLDISQKDLNFLIDGTISTIKSLSRKL, encoded by the coding sequence ATGAAATCGCCTAGTCCTTTATGGCATCCAAATACACAAATGTCTGAATGGACTTCTTTTCCTGAAATAGTATCTGCAAAAGGCATGTGGTTGTATGATTCAAAGGGTGGAAAAATGCTTGATGGAGTTGCAAGTATGTGGTGTAATGTTTGGGGCCATTCAAAGTCTGAATTAGTATCTGAAATCATTAAACAAACAAAAATACTTCAACACACTCCTTTGTTTAATCTCACACATCCATCTGCAGAAAAATTATCTAAAAAACTATTACAACTTAATCCAAAAATGAAATCTGTTTTCTTTTCAGATAATGGCTCCACTGCTATGGAAATTGCAATAAAAATTGCTTTGCAATACTGGCGTAATGTTGGAGAAAATAAAAAAACAAATGTTGCCACCTTAGAAAATGGGTATCATGGTGATACATTTGGTGCAATGTCTGTAGGTTACGTTCCTGAATTTTTCTCTAAATTCCGTTCTAAATTATTCTCCACAATACAATTCCCAGTCCCTCGAACCGTAATTATTGGAAGTAATACAAAAAAATCTTCTAAAGAATACGCAGAATACTGTTTATCAAAAATTGAAGATAAACTTGAAAAAGATAATTCGATTGCAGCATTTGTAATGGAAAGTGGAGCTCAGATGGCCGGAGGCGTTATAATCTATCCAAAAAATTTCCAAAAAAGAATTTCACAAATATGTAAAAAAAATGATGTCTTGTTTGTACTGGATGAAATTGCAACTGGATTTGGCAGATTAGGTTCTATGATTGAATACCAATCTCAAAACTCTACTCCTGATATTGTTTCTTTTGGAAAAATGCTTACAGGAGGATATCAAACGTTTGCTGCGACTCTAACAACCAAAAAAATCAATGATTCATTTCTTGGTGAATTCTCCCAATTCAAACATCTCTTCCATGGTCATACCTATACCGGAAATCCTACGGCTGCGGCTTTATCGTTAAAGAATCTTGAATTATACAAAAAGTATCATCTCATTGAAAAAATCCAAAAAACATCTAAAATTTTCAAAGATAGACTGGATGATATATCAAATTTAGATTTAGTAGGTGAAATTCGTCATCAAGGAATGGTTATGGGAATTGAACTTGTCCAAAATAAAAATTCAAACAAGCCCCTTTCTTCCAATATTTCTATTAACAAACTGGTATTTGAAGAAGGTAGAAAACATCAAATTTATTTCAGAACGTTAGGAAATATCATAATGCTTGTTCCTCCACTAGATATTTCTCAAAAAGATCTTAATTTCTTGATTGATGGCACCATATCTACAATCAAATCATTATCTAGGAAGTTATGA
- the bioD gene encoding dethiobiotin synthase, producing MMNSIFVTGTDTDVGKTCVSAAMANYFREKNIDVGVMKPFASGYKATADSVSEDVEILMKYSQTHDSIDLVNPYYFEIPTSPYDACKQLNLEIDISKVIDSYTQLASIHDMVIVEGIGGIMTPISKNYFVSDLISDLNLESIIVTGTKIGSVNHSMLTYEHARQKNLKFKGFIINQNVADGYDLSNMKHQIFGLTGHKVFGAIPYVEPFSIEPYIATFPNFVDVSKLGLENI from the coding sequence ATGATGAATTCTATTTTTGTTACTGGAACTGATACTGATGTTGGAAAAACATGTGTTAGCGCGGCAATGGCAAATTATTTTCGTGAAAAGAATATTGATGTTGGAGTTATGAAACCATTTGCATCAGGTTACAAAGCAACAGCTGATTCTGTATCTGAAGATGTTGAAATTTTAATGAAATATTCTCAAACACATGATTCTATTGATCTTGTCAATCCATATTATTTTGAAATTCCTACCTCGCCATATGATGCATGTAAACAACTTAATCTTGAAATTGACATCTCTAAGGTAATTGATTCATACACACAACTTGCTTCCATTCACGATATGGTTATTGTTGAAGGAATAGGTGGTATAATGACTCCTATATCTAAAAATTATTTTGTTTCTGATTTAATCTCTGATCTTAATTTAGAATCAATTATTGTCACGGGTACGAAGATTGGTTCTGTAAATCATTCAATGCTCACGTATGAGCATGCACGTCAGAAAAATTTGAAGTTTAAGGGATTCATAATTAACCAAAATGTTGCTGATGGTTATGATTTGTCTAATATGAAACATCAGATATTTGGTTTAACTGGGCACAAAGTTTTTGGTGCAATTCCGTATGTTGAACCATTTAGTATAGAACCATACATTGCAACTTTCCCTAATTTTGTTGACGTCTCAAAATTAGGTCTTGAAAATATTTAA
- a CDS encoding hydroxymethylglutaryl-CoA synthase family protein, with translation MAAGIDDISIYIPRLFMDAGDFAEARGLDPQKLVKGLGVSKMAIVDSNQDPACLAANACLKIMQKNKLSPEQIGRLYVATESSFDESKAMNSYVIGMLEQVYGAGSFQHCGGIECKFACVSGSYALYDNTNWIRAGESEEKYALVVVSDIAKYDLGSSGEMTQGGGAVAMLLNDSPRLLEFDPKVTSTSIKNEYDFYRPFGKETPIVHGQYSNLLYLIQVKNALNDYKRKALKTGLIDMKEGQSMLDHIDYFNMHLPYSNMGKKALAYLVRHELRNTPKWKEVIAEVGMEEPVPKDPRGTIESIIADSEFMTKDSEFTKRFAKTNTYQEIYENKVASSLIASKSIGNLYTASLYLGFRSCLEYEFQKGVNLEGKRFGFASYGSGSSAMVFSGVIKPEHLSIVKEMNLETEIGERQKLSLEDYEELHENKLEPNQSLLSARKEFVLEHVENISSDKRGERRYAFIE, from the coding sequence TTGGCAGCAGGAATAGATGATATCTCAATTTACATTCCACGATTATTCATGGATGCAGGAGATTTTGCAGAAGCAAGAGGTCTCGACCCTCAAAAATTAGTAAAAGGATTGGGTGTTTCAAAAATGGCAATTGTGGATTCTAATCAAGACCCAGCATGTTTAGCTGCAAATGCATGTTTGAAAATTATGCAGAAAAATAAATTATCACCAGAACAAATTGGACGATTGTATGTAGCAACAGAATCATCATTTGATGAATCAAAAGCCATGAATTCCTATGTTATTGGAATGTTAGAACAAGTCTACGGTGCAGGATCATTTCAACACTGTGGAGGAATTGAATGTAAATTTGCATGTGTTAGTGGCTCATATGCATTGTATGACAATACAAATTGGATACGTGCAGGCGAATCTGAAGAAAAATATGCCCTGGTAGTTGTATCAGATATTGCAAAATATGATTTAGGTTCTAGTGGAGAAATGACACAGGGCGGAGGAGCAGTTGCAATGTTATTAAACGATTCACCAAGACTTTTAGAATTTGATCCTAAAGTTACTTCTACATCAATTAAAAATGAATATGACTTTTACAGACCATTTGGAAAAGAAACCCCAATTGTACACGGACAATATTCCAATTTGTTGTATCTAATTCAAGTAAAAAATGCACTAAATGATTACAAGAGAAAGGCACTCAAAACTGGATTAATAGATATGAAAGAGGGTCAAAGCATGTTAGATCATATAGATTATTTCAATATGCATTTGCCATATAGTAACATGGGCAAGAAGGCATTAGCATATCTCGTAAGACATGAATTGAGAAATACACCAAAATGGAAAGAAGTAATTGCCGAAGTGGGTATGGAAGAACCAGTTCCTAAAGATCCTCGTGGAACAATTGAATCCATAATTGCAGATTCAGAATTTATGACAAAAGATAGTGAATTTACAAAAAGATTTGCAAAAACCAACACATATCAAGAAATTTATGAAAACAAGGTTGCAAGTTCACTCATAGCATCAAAGAGTATCGGAAATCTCTATACTGCATCATTATATCTTGGATTTAGAAGTTGTTTGGAATATGAATTTCAGAAAGGAGTGAATCTAGAAGGAAAACGCTTTGGATTTGCATCATATGGAAGCGGAAGTAGTGCAATGGTTTTCAGCGGCGTCATAAAACCAGAACATCTATCAATAGTAAAAGAAATGAACTTGGAAACTGAGATTGGTGAAAGACAAAAACTAAGCTTGGAAGACTATGAAGAGCTCCATGAAAATAAACTTGAACCAAACCAATCATTGCTTAGCGCAAGAAAAGAATTTGTTTTAGAACATGTAGAAAATATTTCCTCAGACAAAAGAGGAGAAAGAAGATACGCATTCATTGAATGA
- a CDS encoding DsbA family protein — MLHVPSLTIGAIVSGICIAVVVFGIGGLSGTPEPLIEKQLVEEQIEPVQITMETFFDNSSPILGNPNAEITLVEFGDYQCHFCNVYFHNTEHKIFENYVMEGKVNVIFKDYTIIGPDSVVAAHAAHCAGEQGKFWEYHNTLYNNWDGEETGWAGQENVVRFAQENNLNMNQFMDCNNELKYQNLIANSNSDAQSLGLTGTPAFFVISTNSQQVQTISGAQPFEVFERIFNSMLDT; from the coding sequence ATGTTACATGTACCATCTTTAACAATTGGTGCAATTGTTTCAGGAATATGCATTGCTGTCGTGGTATTTGGAATTGGAGGTTTATCTGGGACACCAGAACCTTTGATAGAAAAACAATTGGTAGAAGAACAAATTGAACCTGTACAAATTACAATGGAGACATTTTTTGATAATAGTTCCCCAATACTTGGAAATCCAAATGCTGAAATCACATTAGTTGAATTTGGAGACTATCAATGTCATTTTTGTAATGTATACTTCCATAATACAGAACATAAGATTTTTGAAAACTATGTGATGGAAGGTAAAGTCAATGTCATTTTCAAAGATTACACAATAATTGGACCTGACTCCGTTGTTGCAGCACATGCAGCACATTGTGCAGGCGAACAAGGAAAATTCTGGGAGTATCATAATACATTGTATAACAATTGGGATGGAGAAGAGACTGGATGGGCCGGACAAGAGAATGTTGTTAGATTTGCACAAGAAAATAATTTGAATATGAATCAATTTATGGACTGTAATAATGAATTAAAATATCAAAATTTAATTGCAAATAGTAATTCTGATGCACAATCCCTAGGTCTTACTGGCACTCCTGCATTTTTTGTAATTTCAACTAACAGTCAACAGGTTCAAACAATTTCTGGCGCTCAACCATTCGAAGTGTTTGAAAGAATCTTTAATTCAATGCTAGATACTTAG
- a CDS encoding type II glyceraldehyde-3-phosphate dehydrogenase has product MKKVFVNGYGSIGSRIIQFIKDDPEIELVGVGKYSPDSKVTDAINRGFKVYVPEKNQNAFSDFTITGNIEAALDESDLVIDASPGGVGFKNKKLFYEPRDILSIYQGGETIDGENAVSDLLFNSKVNYADAIGKKHVMQGSCNVTGMGRILEPLRKNFGNSIKRFDVTLVRRWADIEQTDESVTDTIELTQSPHHGDDVKSYFGKESPLFVRAIKVPTRQMHLHIMDIRFKETAPSVDEIHGIFKNEYGVATLWNAKGTKDIRDFAEKLNFGFKDTNMIHIHANMTQKIDDTIQIMYSDDQTGIVIPENHMLLQAMLFEKSHEDAVKHTEKLFNMSEKKRLLESNFSKE; this is encoded by the coding sequence ATGAAGAAAGTCTTTGTCAATGGCTATGGTTCAATTGGCAGTCGTATAATTCAATTTATCAAAGATGATCCTGAAATTGAACTAGTCGGAGTAGGAAAATATTCTCCAGATTCAAAAGTAACTGACGCCATAAACCGAGGATTCAAAGTATATGTGCCTGAAAAAAATCAAAATGCATTCTCTGATTTTACCATAACTGGAAACATCGAAGCTGCATTAGATGAATCAGATTTGGTTATTGATGCATCTCCTGGCGGAGTGGGTTTTAAAAATAAAAAATTATTTTATGAGCCTAGAGATATTTTATCAATTTATCAGGGTGGAGAAACAATCGATGGAGAAAACGCTGTTTCTGATTTATTGTTTAATTCAAAGGTAAACTATGCAGATGCAATTGGGAAAAAACATGTCATGCAAGGTAGCTGTAATGTTACCGGTATGGGTCGAATCTTAGAACCATTGCGAAAAAATTTTGGAAATTCAATTAAAAGATTTGATGTTACGCTTGTGAGAAGATGGGCAGATATTGAACAAACCGATGAATCAGTTACAGATACGATTGAACTAACACAGAGTCCACATCACGGGGACGATGTAAAATCATATTTTGGTAAAGAATCTCCGTTGTTTGTTCGTGCAATTAAAGTTCCTACACGACAAATGCATTTACACATAATGGATATAAGATTTAAAGAGACTGCACCATCTGTAGATGAAATACATGGTATATTCAAAAATGAATATGGTGTTGCAACATTATGGAATGCCAAAGGAACTAAAGATATAAGAGATTTTGCAGAAAAATTAAACTTTGGTTTTAAAGATACTAACATGATTCACATACATGCTAACATGACACAAAAAATTGACGATACAATTCAGATTATGTATTCAGACGATCAAACCGGAATTGTGATTCCTGAAAATCATATGTTGTTACAAGCAATGTTGTTTGAAAAATCACATGAGGATGCTGTAAAACATACAGAAAAACTGTTCAACATGTCTGAGAAAAAAAGACTTTTGGAATCTAATTTTAGCAAAGAATAA